The Brassica oleracea var. oleracea cultivar TO1000 chromosome C7, BOL, whole genome shotgun sequence sequence TAGAGGGATAAAACGTTACCTATAATCGATTTCGTCTATTTGGGTATTTAATAGAAAGAGTAATCGACGTTAGATGGATGGCGAAGGTGAGTGGTAGAAAGTGGAGAGTAGATTTAGGGATAGTGGAGATTGTTGATTTATTTTGGTTATAAAGATTTTCGAAAAATAAATATTATTGGAAAAGAAAATTTTGGAAAGACAATCAAATAAAAATTAATTTAAATAGTGTAATGCCATGTGTCAAACCCACAATTGCCGACTGACTTCTGTTTTATAATATAAAAGATAATCTATCTCAATTTTGGTATTGACATGTTCCCAAATTTAGATGACTAATGTCTACAATATTATCGAACTCATCCTTGGATGTTATTTCAGGAGTTAGAAGAGTAAAAAGCATTTAAAATAACTTCGAATAATTTAACAGAAATATTTCGGTAACGTAATATTTTTTTTTTTTTTTTTTTTTTTTTTTGCTAACCGAGTATCCTGGCCCCACCGAGGTGGTCCAGACTAGAGACCGAAGTGAGCAAGGACGCTGCCAGGGTGTCACCATGTGGCTCACCGTGTAACGGTCTTCGGTCTCGGGTGCTGCAGCCCACATGTAAATTCCGCAGTGGCCAAGGCTCGAACCCAGGGGCGGGAACTCCAGCTGGAGCTCCTATACCACTAGACCAAAGCAACTTGGTTGGTAACGTAATATTTTCGAGGAGTAGCTTTGTTGTCTGAAATATTATTTTTTGCAGCAAACGTTTATGTTAGCTAGCTAAATACATTTTACACTGTATGTAATCACATGTTGCTTGCCTTACACGAGAAAAGTTTGTGTATGGACAGGGTAAAATAATAATTTAAGTTTATAAGACATTTGCAATAAAAAAATTTTATGTCCACACACACGACATGCATTAATAATTTAATAAAATAATTATTTTTGAGATGCAACCAAACTAAATAGAGATCATCTCCGGTAGCTAATTTATCTTCAACTGCGTGGGTTGCATGCAGAGTATTTGCGTCATGAATCTCCTTACCAACAAAACCATTCGATCCTTCGAGGATATAAGAGCAGAGGAGATCAACGTCTTAATGGGGAAGCTTGAGAAAGCGAGTTCTTCTTCTTCACCAGTAAACCTAAGCAAGCTCTTCATTAATTTGTCAAACGATGTTATAACCAGAGTCGTCTTGGGGAAAAAATATAGCACCGAGGGAGGTGAATATATTTCCCAGAACGTTGTGAGAAAATTCATGGAGCTCGTGGGTGCTTTCCCTTTTGGAGATTTCATTCCCAAGCTGGCGTGGGTAGAAAGAATACGAGGTTTGGATAAGAAAGTGGAGGAAGTATACAAAGAGGTAAATCATTTTTTGAATGATTAGGAAGTTCTAGGTCAGAAGGCCAGTACTAATCAATATTAATTACTAGAATGGATATAATTTTATAGTTTTTGCTTCTTTTTTTTTTTGGAGGATATGTTGTTTGGGGCAGCGACAACAACTTTCGCATTATTAGAGTGGACAATGACAGAGCTTATGAGACATCCAGAGTGTATGAAGAAACTCAAAGAACTTATATGTAACGGAGCAAGAAGCTGAGAAGATGAGTTACTTAAATCTTGTGATCAAGGAGGCGCTTCGACTACATCCCGGGGTTCCAATAGCTCCCCGACAATTGAGTGAAGATGTTAAAGTACATGGATACGACATAGCTGCAGGAACACAAGTAATGTCTTTACATCATATATTAAGATCAAATCCCTTATGACAATAAATATATTTTTAAGATAAAATGTGTATTTGGAACACAGGTGTTAATCAATATATGGGCAATCCAAAGAGACGTTTCAGCTTGGGGACAAGGTGCAGAAGAGTTAAGGCCAGGGAGGCATTTAGATACGGTTGTAGATTTTCAAGGACAAAATCTAAAGTTTATTCCATTTGGATCAGGGAGAAGGCAATGTCCTGGAAGTGGATATGTAGTAGCCTTGGTGGAAGTCACATTGGCCAACCTAGTGAAAAGGTTCGACCGGAAAGTTGACGTAGGAGCAACGGGAGATGAGAAGCCTGATATAGCTGAAGCTATTGGTATTGATGTTTGTCGCAAGGACCCTCTTATTGTTTGTCCATCTTCTGTTTAATATTTCTTTAAAAGTCGTTTTATGCGTGAAATATGTTAAATAGACTAAAAAGGGCAAGTAAACTTTTTGTAGAAAAAGGAAAAAAAAAAGAGTGAGAAAACTAGGTAAAAGACAGCTTGTGTCAAATCAATATATTCTCAAACGTTGTCCAAGTTAGGCAGCAGCTCCATGGTGCTCAAATTAGAAAGTTAACGCTTAGTATTGTTTCTTTTTCGGCAGGTGTTTTAGTATTTTATGAATACACAAAGTACAATTGTTACAGATCTTACCAACTCATCGTTTGTGATAATACATTACATGAAAACTAAAAATTCATTTACAGCGCAATGCAAAAACTCTGACCAGAAAAAAAAAAGCAACATATCATCAGAAATTTTCAAATATATATCGAACATCTTTGATCACAATCTAATTTTCTTCAAGGATTTTAGTACAGCATAAAAGGAAGAAAGAAAATACTAGAATGGTTGAGAAATACTAGAATAGTTCCGTCCTGAGTTAAGTAACTGCATAATAATTTAAACCCGACCAATGATTAAATTGCAATGAACACATTATACTACTAAACAGTAAGTTAATATAATGAAATTCAGTAAATTTGAAAAACAGTGTTTGAATTAAAATTACTAATAACATTACATGAGTGAATAATAAGACAGTTTTAAACAAAGCAAAACGAAATGAAAAATAAATACTGCTTGAAATTGAAACATACACTAGAAACGAAGAATAAGAGCTTCTACCTGGTAACGATTTCACCAGACGGTTGGAGATTTTTGAGCTCTACGTCGAGAGCCACGACGTCTGCAGGATTGAGATTTTCGAGCTCTAAGTCGACGTAAATGATTATAAAGAAGAAGAAAACCCGTCCGGAATGCTTTCCTGATACGTTTGATGTTTTTAGATTTTTTTACCTACAAACATGTCAGTTGAGTTATATTGGTTCATAAAACTCCCTTTACAGAGTTTTTATATAATATAATAAATGTTTCATCATCCTGCTGCTTTCTATGAGAAATAGCATGTATACAATTCTCTGAAAAAAACTAATCACTAAGAAAAACTTGCCTGTCGCCATTGCTGTCGATGCTCTCGATCGTACTGGGCTAAGAGAGATAGATTCCTATTCTTCGTTTTTAACTGAACAAACGCAGTAATACTATACTCCTGCAAGCGGGAAAAAGTTAAAAAGGTTGTTGAGTGAACAAGAGGGAGGGAGGGAGAGAGAGAGGATACTTACTTCTTGTGCATGTTCTTCACTAGAGAGATGCGTCCTTAAATAGTCAAGGCTTTTGTAATCAGGACCTTGGCCACCACAGCACACTTTGCAATACAACATTGCGCTTGATTCACCACCCCTATCACTTTCACTTTCACTAGTGCATTTCTGAAGAACGTGTTTTCTTTTCTCTGAAACTGTGGAAAAAAAAAAAAAAAACTAAAGCTCAGAGACGGCATATAATTAGTTATCAAACAGTAGTATTACTGGATGATAAGACGAGAGGAGAAACAATCTAATCACCTTCAAGTAAGCTATGCCAGAGCCACTCGGCAGAAGGGAGCAGGACAAACATTTTGCAAGGCCTAGATGAATAAGCCAGAAAAAGGTTGTGTTTCTGCTTTTGTACTAGGCGGACAAGGGGAGTTGAGAAGGCCTGATGTGTATCTGTATCAGATATGACCATAATATTAGTCGGAGTAGGATTAGACTTTTGCCCATACAGCAAATCTGAATACATGCGCTTGTACGTGACATCTGTTTTCAATATATATATATAATAAAAAAAAAAAAAAAAAAAAAAGCATATCAGCTAATAGATGAAATTATTATTATTTGTTTAAAACAGCCACCAGATGGAGGAGGACTAACCGAGAATGGTATGTGCAAGACTGACTCCAGTGGAAGAGAGCCCTCGGAGGAGGTGCTCAGGGGTGTGGTTTAAGTCGCCATAGGCAGTGATGGAGACGGGACCAGAGTAGCCTAGTTTCTTAAATGCCTCTTCTAAACTCGGACGGACCCGACGAGCATCATATCCCTCAGGGATAGGACAGTCAAACATGTTCCACCACACCAGTATTTTAGCTGTCGCATATTCAGGCGCTGCAGCGTAGTTCCTTCCCCAAGTCTCCGTAACACGGTTAACTTCTTTGTACGTGGGGTATACAGACTCCTGCTTGACAGAGAGTGGAGGAAAAGTGAAACAAACAATGTATAGAGAGAGAGATAGAAAGGATGCTTACTTGCCGTGCATGCTTATAACTCGAGAGATGCTTCCTGAATTTCTCAGGGCTTTGGCAATCGAAATTGCACGATTTGCAACAAAGTATCATGGCAGATAATTTATACTGAACGCTTCTGGTCTCAATTCTATTATTATTATCCCCTAGTAATTTTTCCCATAACCACCTTGAAGAAGTTGACAGGACTGAGAGTACGCAAGGCGCCTTCGAATAAGCTAGAAACAGGTTGTATTGCGACCGTTGTTGTAGCCGGGCCAGATCCCAAGACAAGTCACCTCCCACCTGATTGGATATGATCATCATTGTAGCAGGGGGAGGATTCTGACCTCGCCATTCCACTATATCCCGATACAAGATGTAGTTCGTGCTTTCTGTTTTACAAAGGTATTATTTAATTAAACGTATTATTATTTATATAAAGTTCCCAAATATATATATATATATATATATGGTAAAAAAACAAACCGGATCTGGTGTGTGCTACAGACACTCCAGTGGATAAGAGCCCTTGCAGGATGTGAACAGGGGTTTGTGTTTGGTCCCCGTATGCAGTGATGGAGGCTACTGGACCAGAGTAGCCTCGTTCCTTGAACGCCGCTTCTAAACTCGGTCGGATCCGACCAGCATCGTAACCCTCCGGAATCGGACACTCCTTCATATCCCACCACACTGCTATTTTAGCACCCTTCGCCGCTTCCTCCCCCCACCACATCGATCCTCTATCTAAAAACTTAAACAGACACAGACACAAGTCCTGTTGGGTTTCGTTTAAATATCCCAAACTAATGGGCCTAAATGTAATCCACTTAAAGGTGTGTGGACATTACGAAATCGTATCTTCTTTTATATTAGAGAATACAATTAAAACTAGGCCTGATCCGAGTTAAAATGGGCATTTAATTCTTAATTTATTCGATTTAAATACTGAACTATTGTTTTTATTTCTCAACTATTTGTTGACCGGGCAAATTGATACCCAGAAAAATCAGCCACTAAGAGCATGTGACTTGATATTGGGGAGAGACTCGGGATGGTAGTTTCTCAGTTGCATCAGCTTATTCACTGTTAACAAGAGAAAATGTCCTTACACAGGATATGGAATAGTTTTATAACTGTATATGGAGGCTGAAAGTACCGGAGAGGATACGCGTTTTCTTGTGGCTGGTTTCTCAGCAAGCTATCATGACAAATGAGGAGAGATTTCGAAGGCATATTGGGGTTTCTAATGTCTGCCAAGTGTGTAGAGGGGGCGTGGAGTCGATAATACATGTTCTTAGGGATTGTCCAACTATGCAAGGTATATGGGACCGTATTATACCGAGGGTTAAGAGGCAAAGTTTCTTTCGGCAGTCTCTGTTTGAATGGACTTATGATAACCTTTCCAGCTTGGAGGTTAAAACTGAGACGGGTCCTTGGGTAGTTCTTTTTGCAGTAGCAATTTGGTGGGCTTGGAAGTGGCGGTGTGGGAACGTCTTTGGGATGAAGCGACTGTGTAGGGACCGAGTGCAGTTTGTTAAAGAACAGGCCAAGGAAATCAACATGTGCAGTGCGAAGAAAGAAGCGGTGAGGATAACGGGAGTAGAGAGATGGATTAAGTGGGAGAAGCCGCCAACAGGATGGTTTAAGGTGAATACGGATGGGGCTTCGCGTGGGAATCCGGGGCTTGCTACGGCTGGCGGTGTGTTGAGAGATGAGAATGGTAGTTGGCTCTGTGGTTTTGGTCTGAATATCGGGCGTTGCTCTGCACTTTTGGCTGAGCTTTGGGGTGTCTACTATGGTCTGTTGATTGCTTGGCAAAAAGGAGTGAGGTGTGTGGAGGTAGAGGTGGACTCTGCTGTGGTGGTTGGTTTCTTTCAGACAGGGATTGCGGAGACGCATCCTTTGTCCTTCCTAGTACGATTGTGCTATGACTTTATCTCTAGGGACTGGATAGTCCGCTTTAAACACGTCTACAGAGAAGCTAATGGTCTTGCAGATGGCTTGGCTACTTATGCTTTTTCTCTAGCGTTAAGATTTCATATTTTTGATGTTGTTCCAGTAGAAGTTAGTCTCTTGTTGATTGAGGATGGTTCAGGCCCGCCTAAGTTGAGGCATGTGGTCGAGTAGTACGTTTATTATTATTTTTTTTTTTGAAATAAATTAAACTTGGGAGGTTTTCCTCCCTTGTATTCACCAAAAAAAAAGAGCATGTACAGCGGTATAAATCAGGCAATCCTTAGAAAAAATTCTTAATGCTTTTTGATTAAAGAAATATTAAAAGAGGAGGGCAAAGTTAAGGATGATCCTTAATTAAGGATTAAAATACCGAAGTCCTTATCGTGCTGGCACACTTTGATTGGTCCATTTTTGTGTTGTCTCTCGTTAGGGGAGAGAAAAACACGTGACCCAACCTCATTGTATCTCGAACCCGAAAAAAAAAAACAGAGGCGACAGAGAGGCGATTTGCGATCCCGACTTGTGAAGGTAAAATCCGATCTTAATCTTCTTTTTTTTTTCCTTTTCGAGTTTATGCATGTTGATTTCATCACGTTTTAGGGTTCGGTTGAGGTGTTTTATAAAATCTAGGGTTTGAAAACGGATTGGGGATTTTTATCGATTTAGGGTTTTCGTCTTGGTTTGATTTTTTTTTTTTGCATTTTCGCATCGGTTCTTTGTTGTTATCGTCTGGATTAGAGGTTCTGGATTGAGTCCACAATCGATTTAGGGTTTTGGTTCTTGATTTAAATTTTTTTTTAATAAGAATCGTCTTGGTTTGTTTTTTTTTCATTTTCGCTTCGGTTGTTTGTTGTTATCGTCTCGATTAGAGGTTTAATCAATTGAGTTCACAATCGATTAAGGTTTTGGTTCTTGATTTGAATTTTTTTTTTTTGCAGGTTCTGAAATGGATGAAGAACAACGAGATATGAAAGCACACAAAGCATACTACGAGAGGGTTGATTTCGTATCAAATTCGCTGCAGAGGATTCTCCAACTGTGCCCCTGTGGATCAATCACGAAGGAAATTGTAGATGAAGAGGATACATATGACTACCTCCCTGGGAAAAGATACTTCATCTGCAAATACTTCGAGGTAGGATGGTGTCCCTTCCTTGTTCAGTCACTGGTCATTTCGTTTGCTTTTTCAGTATGTTGGATGTGTCACGGGTTGGATGTGTCACGGGTTGTATGTGTCACGGGTTACTTTGTTCTTGCTGTTGCTTTGTATTTTTAACTTCTTTTTATAAGTCAATGTCTGTTGCTTTGTAATTTGAGCTTCCCTTGTATCATCTCATCAATGAAATCTCTTTCCTCTTTATTTCTTTTTACTCTAAAATGATTCTAAAACCTGTTTAGTAATTTTTTTATTCTAAAACGTGATTAGTAATTTTTTTTACTCTAAAATTATTCTAAAACCTGATTAGTATTTTTTTGGCAGTATGGGAGATGAAGTCGATCGAAGATTGAATACGGCATTGGATAAGGCTGTCGATGAATATTTTGAAGACACATACAACAACATCGTCAAGAACCAAACAAAGAAACAAAGCAAACATGCATATGTCGAACGAAACCGCGAAGAGGACCACACAAGACTATGGAATGACTACTTCAGTGAAAATCCTACATTTCCGCCTCATTTATTCAGACGACGTTTCCACATGAACAATGCGGTACTCATGCGTATTGTCGATCGCCTCTCAGAAAATTTTCCCTCCTTTCAACAAAGAAAAGATGCAACTGGGAGGTTAGGTCTATCTCCACTACAAAAGTATACGGCGGCTCTTCGTATGCTTGCTTATGGCTGTGCTGCTGACGCAGTTGACGAGTATCTCCGACTTGGAGAAAGCACAACACTTTCATGTTTAAGCAATTTCACAGAAGGCATAATACAGGTATTTGGAGATGAGTATCTACGAAGGCCCACTCCAGAGGATCTTCAACGACTACTCGATATTGGAGAGATACGCGGTTTCCTGGGATGAATGGAAGCATCGACTGTATGCTTTGGGAGTGGAAAAATTATCCGACCGCCTGGAAAGGACAGTACACACGTGGATCAGGAAAGCCAACAATTGTCTTGGAGGCTGTAGCTTCACAAGATCTTTGGATATGACACGCTTTTTTTGGTCCTCCAGGTGCCTTAAACGATATTAACATCCTCGATCGGTCTCCTGTTTTTGATGACATTTTACAAGGTCGAGCTCCAAGGGTACAATATGTGGTCAACAGGCACCAGTATGATTTGACGTGCTACCTCACAGACGGCATATATCCAAAATGGTCAACATTTATCCAATCTATCTCAAACCCTCAAGGTCCTGAAGCAGAGTTATTTGCTAAAGTTCAAGAAGCAATCTGAAAAGATGTGGAGCGTGCTTTTGGAGTTTTGCAAGCTCGATTTTCAATAGTGAAAACCCCGGCTATTTTGTGGGACAAGAGACAAATAGGGATGGTTATGCGAACATGTATCATACTGCACAATATGATAGTAGAAAATGAACGCAATGGATACGCTCAGTATGATACATCAGAGTTTGAAGAAGGAGAGTCTAGTAGAATTTCATAGGTGGATATGTCATATTATCCGAAGCCTTCAAATCTCCTTACTATGCTTGACATACGAAGTCGTGTGTGTGGCCCGCACATACATAGACAATTGAAATATGATTTGATTCAAAATATTTGGAACAAGTTTGGTAATGATGAAGATGTTTAATTATTGTATGTTTACATTTTGTTTTTCAATAAATGAAAATTTTAAATTTCAAATTTTAAAATTTTAAATTTCTAAGATTAAAAAAAAAATTCTAAAGACTCCATATTGGATAACACCATTGCAAGAAGTTCAGCATGTGACGAACCTTCCCCCCCAAAAAATGATTCTCGCTCTTTTGACATTATCAACCACAAAATCCCAACGGTAATCTTTCAACAACCATTCTCCATACACTGCATGTAACTGACACATCATCTACAAAAATTCAAAATAAAACACATTAGTAAATATAGAGAAAATGAAAGTTTACTAAACATTGACGCAGACGACATATCAGTAAGTCGTCTGGAAGACTTACCAGTAAGCCGTCCAAACAGGTCATTTTTACAATTGAATTTTAAATAGGACGACTTACAAGTAAGTCATCCAGCTTTGTTTGTTAAAAAACCCTATAAGTCATCTAGGATAAACGGGTTAGTTTTGCATTTGACCGATTCTGTCAGATATTTTACTTTTTCTAGACGACTTACCAGTAAGTCGTCTCCGGAAAAACAAAAATTTTAATATTTTATTAAAACTAGACGACTTATTTGTAAGTTTTCTCAGGTTAGTTTGCAATTCAAAAAAGAAACTTAAATATTTAACTTTACCCAGACGACTTACTTGAAAGTCGCCCAGGCATATGACGTACGAGAAAGTCGTCCGAGATAAGCAAGGTTTGACCATAATCTAGGAAATAAATCTGGACGATTTTGCTTATCCAGGATGACTTTCAAGTAAGTCGTCTTACTTGACGACTTTCGCATAAGTCGTCTCGGAAAAGTTAAATATTTAAGTTTTATTTTCCAATTGCAAAAGTAACCTGAGATGACTTACATATAAGTCGTCCAGCTTTAATAAAATATTGAAATTTTTGTTTTCCCAGAGACGACTTACTGGTAAGTCATCCAGGAAAAGTCAAATATCTGACACAATTCGGTCAAATGCAAAACTAACCCGCTTATCCTAGACGACTTATTAGTAAGTCGTCTAGGGTATTCTCTAGATTTTTTTTTTAACAAACAAAGATGACGACTTAAAAGTAAGTCGTTCGTTTGACCAGAAGACTTACCCGTAAGTCTTCTACAGCCAGGCTACTTACGGGTAAGTCTTCTACACGAATAGATCTGGAAAAAAATTCAATTTCATACCTTAAATTAGTGAGATGACTTCCTTAGCACACAGAGTCTTCTCCAACCACCCAGAATCTCATATGAAACTAATCCACCAAGAATAGTATAC is a genomic window containing:
- the LOC106306894 gene encoding uncharacterized protein LOC106306894 isoform X1, whose amino-acid sequence is MWWGEEAAKGAKIAVWWDMKECPIPEGYDAGRIRPSLEAAFKERGYSGPVASITAYGDQTQTPVHILQGLLSTGVSVAHTRSESTNYILYRDIVEWRGQNPPPATMMIISNQVGGDLSWDLARLQQRSQYNLFLAYSKAPCVLSVLSTSSRWLWEKLLGDNNNRIETRSVQYKLSAMILCCKSCNFDCQSPEKFRKHLSSYKHARQESVYPTYKEVNRVTETWGRNYAAAPEYATAKILVWWNMFDCPIPEGYDARRVRPSLEEAFKKLGYSGPVSITAYGDLNHTPEHLLRGLSSTGVSLAHTILDVTYKRMYSDLLYGQKSNPTPTNIMVISDTDTHQAFSTPLVRLVQKQKHNLFLAYSSRPCKMFVLLPSAEWLWHSLLEVSEKRKHVLQKCTSESESDRGGESSAMLYCKVCCGGQGPDYKSLDYLRTHLSSEEHAQEEYSITAFVQLKTKNRNLSLLAQYDREHRQQWRQVKKSKNIKRIRKAFRTGFLLLYNHLRRLRARKSQSCRRRGSRRRAQKSPTVW
- the LOC106306894 gene encoding uncharacterized protein LOC106306894 isoform X2, which encodes MWWGEEAAKGAKIAVWWDMKECPIPEGYDAGRIRPSLEAAFKERGYSGPVASITAYGDQTQTPVHILQGLLSTGVSVAHTRSESTNYILYRDIVEWRGQNPPPATMMIISNQVGGDLSWDLARLQQRSQYNLFLAYSKAPCVLSVLSTSSRWLWEKLLGDNNNRIETRSVQYKLSAMILCCKSCNFDCQSPEKFRKHLSSYKHARQESVYPTYKEVNRVTETWGRNYAAAPEYATAKILVWWNMFDCPIPEGYDARRVRPSLEEAFKKLGYSGPVSITAYGDLNHTPEHLLRGLSSTGVSLAHTILDTHQAFSTPLVRLVQKQKHNLFLAYSSRPCKMFVLLPSAEWLWHSLLEVSEKRKHVLQKCTSESESDRGGESSAMLYCKVCCGGQGPDYKSLDYLRTHLSSEEHAQEEYSITAFVQLKTKNRNLSLLAQYDREHRQQWRQVKKSKNIKRIRKAFRTGFLLLYNHLRRLRARKSQSCRRRGSRRRAQKSPTVW